Part of the Candidatus Brocadia sinica JPN1 genome, CAATGAAATTGTTACGAGACGATAGGAAACAATCAGTCTGTTTTAACCAAAAGGCGTTCTTGTGTTTTTTTTATACAAGAACGCCTTTGTTGTTTTATCTTTCCGGGAGAACATTAGATATATTGCGTAATTGTACAGTTTGAAACAATCTTAGGATTATGACATATTCTAAATAGAGGGAATGATCTTACCGTAACATCAAAGATACTTGATCATAGCAGTGTCCATATCACGGCAGAGTTTTATATCCATAGAGACCTTAACTCGAAGCATGATGCAATTGGGAAGCTAGTAAGGCATCTCATGAGTGGCAAAGAGGTGTTTCTCAGGCGATGTAACCAAGTACGGCTACGGTACGGCTTGCATATATATGGACGAGTTATAACGCAAGCAGACAAATGACTTACAGAAATTTTTATACATTAAATCTGAAATGCATAATATCTCCATCCTTCACAATGTATTCCTTTCCCTCACGTCTTAAAAGTCCTTTTTCTTTAACCTTTTGTTCTGAACCCGTCGCAATGAGATCGTTATAGTTGTATGTCTCAGCACAGATAAATCCACGTTCAAAATCAGAGTGAATTACTCCTGCCGCCTGCGGCGCCCTTGTTCCCTGTTTAATCGTCCATGCTTTCACTTCTTTTGGACCTGCCGTGAAATAGGTAATCAGGCCTAATAGCCCATATGTTTCACGGATCAATTTTTCCAATCCAGACTCTTCCATCCCCATCTCCAGATAATAGGTCTTTCTTTCGGAGGGTTCCATTTGTACAATCTCCGATTCGATATCCCCCGAAATGACCACGCATTTTGAGTTTTCCTGATTTGCATAATTAGCAACTGCTTCTATGTATTGCTTATCTTTTTCAAAATCAAAAACATTCACAACGTATAATACCGGTTTCTCAGTCATCAAATGCATATCCTCGATGAGATTTCTTTCCTCATCCGATAAAGGTAATAACCTGACCGGTTTATTGCTATTGAGTCCATTCCTGACTTTTTTTAGCACGCCAGCGGCAGCAATAGTGT contains:
- the ychF gene encoding redox-regulated ATPase YchF, with amino-acid sequence MGLNCGIVGLPNVGKSTIFNALTSAKAASANYPFCTIDPNVGVVAVPDLRLDKIAEIITTEKIVPTTVEFVDIAGLVKGASQGEGLGNQFLGHIKNVNAILHVVRCFEKSDIIHVEGGIHPIRDIEIINTELILADMDTVEKRLLKNERLLKTGDKNTIAAAGVLKKVRNGLNSNKPVRLLPLSDEERNLIEDMHLMTEKPVLYVVNVFDFEKDKQYIEAVANYANQENSKCVVISGDIESEIVQMEPSERKTYYLEMGMEESGLEKLIRETYGLLGLITYFTAGPKEVKAWTIKQGTRAPQAAGVIHSDFERGFICAETYNYNDLIATGSEQKVKEKGLLRREGKEYIVKDGDIMHFRFNV